ATGACCGGCGACTTGATCATCACGCGCGGGTCAAGCTTCTTGATCGCGTCAGGGAAAGAGGCGATCAGCTGCTTCGGATCGAAGAGGCCGCCGCCGACCCTGCCGGCCGACGGGTGCCCGCCGGACAGGTCGCCGTGTGGTGCTTTCGTCGAGGGGACGGAGGTGGACATGTCGTCCTCGTGCTTCTTTACGTCGATGGTCATGCCGCGAGCCCTTCGGCGAGCGGTCCCAGCGCGAGGGCCGGGAAGTAGGTGAGACCGGTGATGATCATGATCGTGCCGACCAGCAGGCCGGTGAACAGCGGCTTCTCGGTCCGCAGGGTGCCCGCGGTCTCGGGGACGGGCGTCTGCTCGGCGAGCGAGCCGGCCAGTGCGAGGACGAACACCATCGGGAGGAACCGGCCGAGCAGCATCGCGATGCCGATGGTCGAGTTGAACCACTGGGTGTCGGCGTTGAGGCCGGCGAAGGCCGAGCCGTTGTTGTTGGCGCCGGAGGTGAAGGCGTACAGGATCTCGGAGAAGCCGTGCGCGCCACTGTTCGTCATCGAGTGAGCGGGGGTGTCCAGCACGAACGAGGCGGCGGTGAAGCCGAGGACGAGCGCCGGGGTGACGAGGATGTAGCAGGCCGCGAACTTGATCTCGCGGGTGCCGATCTTCTTGCCCAGGTACTCCGGGGTGCGGCCGACCATCAGGCCCGCGATGAACACCGCGATGATCGCCATGATCAGCATGCCGTAGAGGCCGGAGCCGACGCCGCCGGGCGCGATCTCGCCGAGCTGCATGCCCAGCAGGTTGATTCCACCCCCGAAACCGGTGTTCGACGAGTGGAAGGAGTTCACCGCGCCGGTCGAGGTCAGCGTGGTGGCGACCGAGAAGATCGCGGAGGCGCCGATGCCGAACCGGGTCTCCTTGCCCTCCATCGCCCCGCCGGCCAGCTCGAACGCCGGGCCCTTCCCGGCGAACTCGGTCCACATCATCAGCGCGGTGAAACCGATCCAGATGGTGACCATCGTGCCGAGGATCGCGTACCCCTGCTTCAGCGAGCCGACCATGCGGCCGAACGTCCGCGTCAGCGCGAAGGGGATGACGAGGATCAGATAGATCTCGAAGAGGTTCGACAGCCCGTTGGGGTTCTCGAAGGGGTGGGCGGAGTTGGCGTTGAAGTAACCGCCGCCGTTGGTGCCCAGTTCCTTGATGACCTCCTGGGAGGCCACCGCCCCGCCGTTCCACTGCTGCGTCCCGCCCGTGAACTGGCCGACCTCGTGGATGCCGGAGAAGTTCTGGATCGCTCCGCACGCGACGAGGACGAGGGCGCCGATCACGGCGATCGGGAGGAGGATGCGGACGACTCCGCGGACCAGGTCGGCCCAGAAGTTGCCCAGTTCGCCGGAGCGCGAGCGGGCGAAGCCGCGGACGAGGGCGACCGCGACGGCCATGCCGACCGCCGCCGACACGAAGTTCTGCACCGCGAGGCCGCCGGTCTGCACGACGTGGCCCATGGCCTGCTCGCCGTAGTAAGACTGCCAGTTGGTGTTGGCGACGAAGGAGGCGGCGGTGTTGAACGCCTGGTCGGGGTCGATCGACACGAAGCCGAGCGAGCCGGGCAGCGACCCCTGCACCCGCTGGAGCAGGTAGAGGAAGAGGACGCTCACCGCGGAGAAGGCGAGGACGCCGCGCAGGTACGCGGGCCAGCGCATCTCGACCGCCGGGTTGGCGCCGATCGCCTTGTAGATCCACTTCTCGGGCTTCAGGTGCTTCTCCGAGGAGTACACCTTCGCCATGT
The Streptomyces roseofulvus genome window above contains:
- the kdpA gene encoding potassium-transporting ATPase subunit KdpA, whose product is MSPVLAGILQLLALIVALGLSYRPLGDHMAKVYSSEKHLKPEKWIYKAIGANPAVEMRWPAYLRGVLAFSAVSVLFLYLLQRVQGSLPGSLGFVSIDPDQAFNTAASFVANTNWQSYYGEQAMGHVVQTGGLAVQNFVSAAVGMAVAVALVRGFARSRSGELGNFWADLVRGVVRILLPIAVIGALVLVACGAIQNFSGIHEVGQFTGGTQQWNGGAVASQEVIKELGTNGGGYFNANSAHPFENPNGLSNLFEIYLILVIPFALTRTFGRMVGSLKQGYAILGTMVTIWIGFTALMMWTEFAGKGPAFELAGGAMEGKETRFGIGASAIFSVATTLTSTGAVNSFHSSNTGFGGGINLLGMQLGEIAPGGVGSGLYGMLIMAIIAVFIAGLMVGRTPEYLGKKIGTREIKFAACYILVTPALVLGFTAASFVLDTPAHSMTNSGAHGFSEILYAFTSGANNNGSAFAGLNADTQWFNSTIGIAMLLGRFLPMVFVLALAGSLAEQTPVPETAGTLRTEKPLFTGLLVGTIMIITGLTYFPALALGPLAEGLAA